A portion of the Blattabacterium clevelandi genome contains these proteins:
- the metF gene encoding methylenetetrahydrofolate reductase [NAD(P)H], giving the protein MKVTDHIDKAKKSLFSFEILPPLRGHDIKNIFSTLDPLMEFNPPFIDVTYHREEFFYVEKENGLLQRKSVSRRPGTIGICAEIMNKYGIDAVPHLICGGFNKKMTENALIDLNFLGIDNVLVLRGDPIKSENKFFSKKDGHKYAVELVEQVQNLNKGKYLNKTFEKKNSPLFDFCIGIAGYPEKHLEAPNMESDLFFLKKKVEAGANYIVTQMFFDNKKYFTFVKKCRSEGIIIPIIPGIKPISSKIQLNSLPSRFYLNIPNELVKEIEKAKDKKLIFNIGIEWAIQQSKELKNSGVKVIHYYTMDKPENIYKIVQAIY; this is encoded by the coding sequence ATGAAAGTGACTGATCATATAGATAAAGCGAAAAAAAGTTTATTTTCTTTTGAAATATTACCTCCTTTAAGAGGACATGATATCAAAAATATTTTTTCTACTTTAGATCCATTAATGGAATTTAATCCTCCTTTTATTGATGTTACATATCATCGTGAAGAATTTTTTTATGTAGAAAAAGAAAATGGTCTTTTACAAAGAAAATCTGTATCCAGGCGTCCTGGTACTATAGGTATTTGTGCTGAAATTATGAATAAATATGGAATAGATGCAGTCCCACATCTTATTTGTGGTGGTTTTAATAAAAAAATGACTGAAAATGCTTTAATAGATCTAAATTTTTTAGGAATAGATAATGTTTTAGTACTTAGAGGGGATCCTATTAAATCAGAAAATAAGTTTTTTTCTAAAAAAGATGGACATAAATATGCAGTAGAATTGGTAGAACAAGTTCAAAACTTGAACAAAGGAAAGTATCTTAATAAAACTTTTGAAAAAAAAAATTCTCCATTATTTGATTTTTGTATTGGTATAGCTGGATATCCAGAAAAACATTTAGAAGCTCCAAATATGGAAAGTGATTTATTTTTCTTGAAAAAAAAAGTTGAAGCTGGAGCTAATTATATTGTTACTCAAATGTTTTTTGATAATAAAAAATACTTTACTTTTGTAAAAAAATGTAGATCTGAAGGGATAATTATCCCTATAATACCTGGAATTAAACCTATTTCTTCTAAAATTCAATTAAATAGTCTTCCTTCTCGTTTTTATTTAAATATACCTAATGAATTAGTAAAAGAAATTGAAAAAGCGAAAGATAAAAAATTGATTTTTAATATTGGAATTGAATGGGCTATACAACAGTCTAAGGAACTAAAAAATTCTGGAGTCAAAGTTATTCATTATTACACAATGGATAAACCAGAAAATATTTATAAGATAGTTCAAGCTATTTATTAA
- a CDS encoding pyruvate dehydrogenase complex E1 component subunit beta codes for MKKMTFREVIAEAMSEEMRRDHSVYLMGEEVAKYNGAYKASKGMLEEFGPKRVIDTPISELGFSGIGVGSAMNGCRPIIEFMTFNFSLVAMDQIINNAAKIRYMSGGQWNIPIVFRGPTGSAGQLGATHSQSFESWYASCPGLKVVIPCNPYDAKGLLKSSIRDNNPVIFMESEQMYGDTMMIPEEEYLLPIGKADIKKVGTDISLVSFGKIMKMALNIAEKLEKENISVEVIDIQSIRPLDYESILFSVKKTNRLVILEESWPFASIASEVSYIIQKYGFDYLDAPINRITLLDTPAPYSSNLIRNWFPNEEKVIHSIKETLYLV; via the coding sequence ATGAAAAAAATGACTTTTCGTGAAGTCATAGCGGAAGCTATGAGTGAAGAAATGAGAAGAGATCACTCCGTATATCTAATGGGTGAAGAAGTTGCTAAATATAATGGAGCTTACAAAGCTTCTAAAGGTATGTTAGAAGAATTTGGACCAAAAAGAGTCATTGACACTCCAATCTCAGAATTAGGATTTTCTGGTATAGGAGTAGGATCTGCAATGAATGGGTGTCGCCCTATTATTGAATTTATGACATTTAATTTTTCTTTGGTAGCAATGGATCAGATTATCAATAATGCTGCTAAAATACGTTATATGAGTGGAGGGCAATGGAATATTCCTATTGTTTTTAGAGGGCCTACTGGATCTGCTGGGCAATTAGGAGCTACCCATTCTCAATCTTTTGAAAGTTGGTACGCAAGTTGTCCTGGATTAAAAGTAGTCATTCCATGTAATCCATATGATGCTAAAGGTCTTTTAAAATCTTCTATTCGAGATAATAACCCCGTAATTTTTATGGAATCTGAACAAATGTATGGTGATACAATGATGATTCCAGAAGAAGAATATCTACTTCCTATTGGAAAGGCAGATATAAAAAAAGTAGGAACTGATATAAGTTTAGTTTCTTTTGGAAAAATTATGAAAATGGCTTTAAATATAGCAGAAAAATTAGAAAAAGAAAATATTAGTGTAGAAGTAATAGATATTCAAAGTATTCGTCCATTAGATTATGAATCTATACTTTTTTCTGTAAAAAAAACCAATCGTTTAGTGATTTTAGAAGAATCATGGCCTTTTGCTTCAATAGCTTCTGAAGTTTCATATATTATACAAAAATATGGATTTGATTACCTTGATGCTCCTATTAATAGAATCACTTTACTAGATACACCAGCACCTTATTCTTCCAATTTGATAAGGAATTGGTTCCCTAATGAAGAAAAAGTAATCCACTCCATAAAAGAGACTCTTTATCTTGTTTAA
- a CDS encoding bifunctional nuclease family protein, with product MEQLIRLAIRGISLSQIQSGIYVLLLEEESGKIKLPIVIESLQAQSIASAIGKRDISKSFTHDLFLTFAKVFHIRLKSVVIYKLVNGIFFSYILFERENKEYKIDSKTSDGVALAVRFQSPIYTTKEIFDKAGIYFENGFPENDNFEGELEKKTSSSFSDQEKSKKELEKMTERDLNALLNHAVVNECYELAAKIKKELDNRRE from the coding sequence ATGGAACAACTAATCAGATTAGCTATACGTGGTATATCCTTAAGTCAAATACAATCTGGGATATATGTTTTATTATTGGAAGAAGAATCTGGAAAAATAAAACTACCTATTGTTATAGAAAGTTTACAAGCTCAATCTATCGCTTCTGCTATAGGTAAAAGAGATATATCCAAATCTTTTACACATGATTTATTTTTAACTTTTGCAAAAGTATTTCATATTAGATTAAAATCAGTGGTTATATATAAATTAGTCAATGGAATATTTTTTTCTTATATTTTATTTGAAAGAGAAAATAAAGAATATAAAATAGATTCAAAAACATCGGATGGAGTTGCTTTAGCCGTAAGATTTCAATCTCCTATTTATACTACAAAAGAAATTTTTGATAAAGCTGGAATTTATTTTGAAAATGGATTTCCTGAAAATGATAATTTTGAAGGAGAATTAGAAAAAAAAACTTCTTCCTCTTTTTCTGATCAAGAAAAAAGTAAAAAAGAATTAGAAAAAATGACAGAAAGAGATCTTAATGCTTTATTGAATCATGCGGTAGTAAATGAATGTTATGAACTTGCAGCAAAAATCAAAAAAGAACTAGATAATAGAAGAGAATAA
- a CDS encoding dihydrofolate reductase — translation MKIVLVSAISKNGFIGKNNKLMWHLPNDLKRFKNMTIGEIVLMGRKTFESIGKPLPGRKNIILTKKNKIKLSYSYNGIFKIFSSLKEVYDLNYKKIFVIGGEKIYTSTINKAKILELTIIHQKFYGDAKFPKINFKKWEKKYEFFYEKDQNHLYDYSFVRYEKKL, via the coding sequence ATGAAAATTGTACTTGTCTCTGCGATTTCTAAAAATGGATTTATAGGAAAAAATAATAAATTAATGTGGCATCTTCCTAATGATTTAAAACGATTTAAAAATATGACTATTGGAGAAATTGTTCTTATGGGTAGAAAAACTTTTGAATCAATTGGTAAACCACTTCCAGGTAGAAAAAATATCATATTAACAAAAAAAAATAAAATAAAATTATCATATTCTTATAACGGAATTTTTAAAATTTTTTCTTCTTTAAAAGAAGTATATGATTTAAATTATAAAAAAATATTTGTTATAGGAGGAGAAAAAATATATACTTCTACTATAAATAAAGCAAAAATTTTAGAATTAACAATCATTCATCAAAAATTTTACGGTGATGCAAAATTTCCCAAAATTAATTTTAAAAAATGGGAAAAAAAATATGAATTTTTTTATGAAAAAGATCAAAATCATTTATACGATTATAGTTTTGTTCGATACGAAAAAAAATTGTAA